Part of the Zingiber officinale cultivar Zhangliang chromosome 6A, Zo_v1.1, whole genome shotgun sequence genome, TCGTGTGTATAGTAATTGTATGACTACTGGCACACCAGGCAGATGTCAGCTGGCTTGCTGATGGTTTGAGGGAACTATTGTTGAGTTGGTTCATTTTCTGCATCGTTGTCCAAACACTGTTGTTGGAACACAGATGGTTTAATGCTTACGCTGATGGTACTGAAAAATATATATCTTGATTCCTCCTTCAGGCATTTGTAAGAATCCAAAGCATAGAGCGAAGAACTCTTTGTGCATTTGTATGTAATGTTTTCTTGGAATTTATAGTCTGGAGTACATGTATCAGCTTTTGACTTGGCAACATGTAGAATTTGTCAGAACTTTTTTTTCTCTGTACAGGTTTATAAAGAAGGGACTACTGTGTTGTCCTCAGAAAAATAGCAGGTCATCTCCCTTGATTCTCATCCAATTTATTTCTGAAAGTTAAAAGGATTATACCCATTGCTTttccatttaaatttttttttcctactTGAAGGTAAGAGGGAGACGACCCTTCGGTATCTCTGGTTCATGGATCTACTTGAGCCTTTTTGGGTTAGTAGCTCGGATCCCATCACAGAGGTCAGTGGCAAATAGTTCTTTCTGTGATAAACTGTTGCATCTTTCATTTTAGAATATTGATCTTTAGGCCGTAATCCATGACAAGGACAAACTGTGCATATAAAGTTTCCTGGTTTGCAGCTAGGTACATCAAAACTGAACCACTGCAATGCTTCATGAATGTCCAAGATTATTACTAACCAACAAAAAAATTTCATGATTGGTCTccttcctgcaaaacaaggtaaAACAATTTTGGTTTGCATGGTTGCAATTATTGCATCAGTTGAGTGCTGTCGAGAACTGCAATTACATTGCATGTCTTCCCTGTCCCCACTATTCATCACTGTACTTAATAACTAAACATATATATGTGCTGCTGATGACATTAGGATCCCTAAACACAATAGTTAATCTCATGTTAATTAGGGAATAGATGACCCATCAGCTTTCCTCCACATGCTGTGCCATAAGTACATTAGGTTGGAGCCATGAGGACCACTTCAAGAATGGCTAATTGTAAATGTGCCTTTCGAAGTTGATGGATCCCAACTCAATGACTTGGATCTTTAACCTGCACAGTGGTCTCTCATGCCTTTGCCTACACACGTGTGTTGTAGGGCTAAACATTCTCAATCACTGCTGCCATTTGTGGTAGTACATAGGGCTGTAAACGAGTCGAGCCGAgctgagctttggggtgttcaagcttgtttgataagataatcgagccgtatgagcttgagcttgtttgaagcttgacttgagcttggttcgtttagatgttatcaagctctcaattcaagcttggcttgagattGGCTtgggcttggttcgagcttggcttgagcttggtttgagcttggttcgtttagatgttatcaagctctcaattcaagtttgtttgattgtttgaaacttttaattgtttgattagttattaagattaataatttaaatttatttattttattttattatttatttagcatattgaaagagttttattaataaatatggttcgtgaacattgttcatgaacgttgttcacgaacattgttcatgaacgttgttcacgaacgttaacgagctgaacacatatgtgttcaaacttgtttgtttagcttaacgagctgttcaagcttgtttgtttaattaatcttatgtatattgaacgaacataaacaagctcttaccaagctgaacaccaagcttgttcacgaacgcttggttcatttacagccctagtaGTACATTTATTTTTCGAAATACCCTTATGTCTTTCATGTTGCCTTTCTTGAACCAAATCAACTGGCGCCTACTCGACTAGGCTGTTACAATTCATGGTTGCTTGGTCATGATGTCTTGATTTCATGGCCAGCTCGACCGCCAAATGGCCACTTGATCAGGTGGCGGCAAAATCATGACCGTCTAGTCTAACAGTCGGTCACCTAATCGAGTGAGCGCCTGGTTGCGATTTCATGATTAGCTTGTCCGTCAAGTAGCCGCTCGACTAGTTGGTCGATCACCGGTCGGTCAGTTTGGTTAtgtaatgtaaaggggtagaggaatattttagaaaattagtacttgatttactaactaaaatatagGGTCTATGATGGATATTTGGAAATTTTAGTTGTGTGATTTGATAAATTTTCATTTTGAATTAGAgataattagtgaaaataatgTCACTGAGTCATGATAATTGGAAGAGTAAGCTCAATCAATTGTATTAGCAAATAATGTAAAAATAAATTCAACTCAATTATCACATAAATAGTTCTtcaaaatacttttttaaaattaGTAAAGATAAAGGAACAGGAAAGTGACATGAGATTCGGCATATAATCAGTTTATCTTATTATAATTGCATTTATTTAATTCTATACCTTTTATGAGCGTGACAGGAAAATAATTACATTTATTTTTAACATACTTCAGCCAAACCAATCGTATTGCTCAATTATATAGATGCTAACCAGCAACAATATAAAACAAATTATTAATGCCTTTTTTATTTCATTCTCCAAAAGTTAATAATATCAGTTTAACCAATGGAACTAAGGACACCAAAGAagagtaaaataataaagataaaAAAAGACAGTTATTAGGGTCCACATGACTCTGTCTAGGCTGTTGAATACTTTGAATGTTGTTCTATTTCATGATCATTACAtgtaattatgatttaattaaaccATTAGGGTTATGCATGGTCCATGCAAGAATACAAGAAATATATGAGAAGTCGCACTCACTCAAAAGGGACTGTTCTACTTGTTAGAGACAAACATACGTATGTGCCAAACTTATGTCCTCTATTCTCACTTATATATGGTGAGAATTGTACATTAGGAATTGTCTTGTATAATGAGACAACACATCATTGTTGGTCACAAGTAACCAGCATCTCGACTTGGttatttcacaaaaaaaaaatgtgaaaaagataattttttttttcactctaGTACTTCAAAGGGATTTAGCTGATTGAATTGGATCGATAAGTATGATTTGCCTTAAGTGCTCGAAGTTTGCTTGAAAAGGTTGGAGaattacattaaattaaattgaactaTTAAGAGGAGTTGAAGTAGTGCAATTCAACTGAAGTGAAAGGGGCTGGTTGAGTAGTTTTTTTTATCAGTAAATATAAATTTCATTTAATTGATCGAATTGAAATACAACTCATTTTCATTCCTCAAGCCAAACCTTTAAGAGACCACATCACAAGCCCATCATGGTCCCAAAAATGAACCTCTTAAATACTTCACAATGAACAAGTTGAACGCTGTCATGTTCTTGATCTCAATTGACAAATGAGAGACATGACTCCATTGCCCCACCTCAAAGCACTGGGTCATGTAGATTCTTGTCGCCATTGGTCACAAGCTTGCCATGTCGCCATGCAGGAAGGGATAATTAACCCAATTgcgtatttttcatatttattcgttttttgaaaaaaaaaatggaattcgATTATTAAATTCACAATTTAGAGGCAGCCAATTATTGTAGGACCCATGTTGTATGATTTAACTGATAAATTGTGGCTAGGCCCTGTAGAGTTGACAAATATATTTTCATCTTTGTTAATGATTCATTTTTGTCTACTTCTACTTAAACTCAAAATtagataaataattttttgataCAAGTAGTAAGTAATTAATTGTGTGATGgaattcaaataaatttaaaattaaatgcaTGCAGAGTTTAAGCTTTTCTGAAATAACTGGTCGAATTCGGACAAAATTCGAACTGTTTAAAGTAGGTAAATCTAAAGGAAATCTAAAATAAATTTCAGAGATTTGGTAGTGtttttgtatttaatgatttttgGAACAGAAAGTAGGAGGTTAATTTTGGTAGAAAGAAACATGGGTATGAGAAATCGGTTACCTGAAATGGGGACGATGCACGGGCGGACCAATAGCAAATTCTACCCAATCCGCACCCACGTGGGAGCGGACCCCTCCACTTTGGGAGGATACCATGGGATGGGGCCCGGCGTCAGCGTCGCGATACTTAGGGAGATGAAATGAAACGAAACGAGATCCAAATGAAGCAGAAGGTCTCGGCGGTATAAATTCAGCGGCACCGCCTCCCGCGACCTTGTGCTTTCGCCGCCCTCGGCCGTCCGACGATCCATAACGCTCCGTGCTTGCGCTTCGGAGGCTCGGCGGCCATGGACAAGAGGCGATGCTACAGTGCGGAGCGGCTCCTTGCGTCGCCGGCGGAATtcggcgacggcggcggcggcgccgaTCTTCCAGACCTCTCCGAGGACGACGTCTGGCCCGCCTTCTCCGACGATCACTCATCGGCGGAAATCGACGACGACTACCATCGCTGGCCGCGGACGGACCGCGGCGGCGATGGTCGGTGGGCCGATCGGCACGTCGGCGGGCTTTCCCTCGCCTTCGAGGAAGCCTACCGCGGGACGGCCGCCCCGCCGCGGCGGGAGAAGCGGATCCCGGCGGCGGCATCTGCGCCGGTCGACGTTCCTGCCTGGCCGCGGCATCTCCGGGCCGGATCAGGCGGTCCGCCTCCGGATCCGGAGGTGGAGGAGGACTCGTCGGAGACGGAGTGGCTCCCCCCGCACGAGTACCTGGCGCGGGAGCACGGGCGGAGCGCCGCGACGTCCTCGGTCTTGGAAGGCGCCGGGCGGACGCTCAAAGGCCGCGACATGAGCCGGGTTCGCGACGCGGTCTGGAGCCAGACCGGCTTCTTCGGTTGAACCGGAGAGGCTCACTTGTCGGATGCGCTTTGTGTCTGTGTAATAGCTGTGATTTGGTTTGATCGCCGATTCGCCGTGTGCTTGCCAATGAGCTCAATCAAATGCTGTAGAAGAGTCTTTTCAACAAAAATTGAAGAAATTAGTAGACAACAAATTGCAACATTAAAGAAATCACAAAAAGGGTAGGCAAAGTGGCACACTACCTCTACCAGTACTAGTGCCTGTGAGTGTGGGGGAATAAAGTCGGGGGGTGGTGCAATAATTGAGGTTGGTTGGACCAGAGAAGAGGACCCCATTTCTGATGGGGATTTGGGTCGCAAATTGATGGGGAAATAAGAGACACAGGTCGTCCCTACGCCTTTTTGCAGAAAGTGACGTCGACCTTTACCCCACTGATCTtatctcttgattttttttttatttttttaatctagacGTTAACTAATCAATGAATTTAGGAGGTGATCAAAGAAAATTTCGCCGATCATCAAAATAATTCCACCAACACAAGATAAATCCGGAAAACAACAATTGGTCGACCATACACTCgcacatagattttttttttttagaattaaccCAGATGCTCTCGTTTGTACCCCACTCATGTCTTGAGTGCATTTCTCAACCGTGCCCCACGGTGGTGATAAGTGTGACAAGACTTGGAAAACTCGATAGGGATGAATTCTTAGGTTGGAACAAATGCATACCATTACTTTATCGTTTACCCAAAGAAACAACAAGATTACACATAATAAATCAGTTTAGATTTCGATTACAACAACAAAGAGGTCATTTTTTCTCTCTCTGAATCAAGAACGAACCAACAAATGCAGCTCTCTACTGGTTTGAGGAAATTCATATGCCAAGGAATGTTACCAATGCTATGCGTAGACTTCTAGTCTACCATGTTGGTTTCTGGGAGAGCCTTCTTGGCGGGATTATAAACACTATAGTCACCGAAATCCCTGCGTCCGCTGcaagaaaagataaaaaaaagtatATCAACAAACATATGCTCAGGCATCTAATTCACTTGAAGCATTGAGCTCGTCTAGTTATTGATGTGCTTGTCAACACCTGATAGTGAGAATCCTTAAAATTAGTTAACTCACTGagggaaaacaaaaacaaattggAACAGCCTGGAACAAACAATTCAGTAATAGTTCTAGATGCAAAACCAAAACTAATGTTCACCCCATAATCCAGTCTGAGGAGTGCTTGACTAGAATAATTCAAATTCAACACCAGTAAGATCCATTCTGTGATTCTGAAAGGGCAATAGAACAATTGATTGTCGAATCAAGATTTACAGACCGAACCAAAGTGATTCGTGATGATTTAGGAGGGATTCGGGTTTCTAGCTTGGTCTGGAGTGGGCTGCAATTGATGCCAAAAGCTTAATTTGGCAGATATCCATGATATCTCTAAGAAAACAAACCATGACGATGTGGGTAAACATATACACTAGTAGAATCTCTTGGATACGAGAACAAAGACAAAAGAAAATAACATCTTTTCTGATATTTCATAAACAATAGCTGAATTACCTGTGCATTATATCCCAACCCAATGGCAAGAAACGAGGATGAATGGCATCAACAAACACTTTTCTCCACCTTTGACAAAATTGGCGGACTCCTTCCTCTCTGTACCTTCTTAATAAATGCTCCACCACTTGTTTCCCATGTGGCCCATGTCCTAACAGTGACATCTTTTTTGCAGTTTCTGAGGAGGTGATCTCATCAGGCATGAGCAGTAAATTCACACTAGAATCATCTAATTGGTCCTCATTTTCAATATCCATTTTCAGATAGGAAGCGTTTCCTTGTTCAATTTCTACTTCCCTGTTCAAAATCTGGATGCTACTAGAACCAAAAGTCTCGAGTAACAAATTCCCATTCGTATCAACAGGAGACAAATTTGAATGGATTCTCTGATCATTTATACTTTCCTTATCCTTCTCTTTGTTATGATTATTGATCTGTGAAGAACTAGATACATGATTTTTATATACAACATTCTGCTCGGTATGTCTAAATGATAAACCTCTTTTCTTCTCGAACCGTCTTCTCTCATGTGGACTCATACCAACAAGTAATGCAGCTTCCAGATCTTCAACAGAAACCTCCTGTCTACCAAAGTATGTCCTCACAATCTGCATGGAAAACAAGACAATATACTCACACATTATGGTAATTTATCTTGCATGACTAAATAGATAGAAGTAAACATAGAAAATCACACATTACGGTAATTTATCTTGCATGGCTAAATAGATAGAAGCACAGAAAATTAAATGCAATGCACTAGGCATGATTAACATACAAACCCAGTAGGGAAACCTCAAAAATGCTCTCAAGTTCGTCCCAAGTACCAACATGTACCAACATCTCTGGTTATAAAACCATCATTGTTTATCACAAATAATTGGGACAATAAATATCTTAATAATTAAAAGGAAAACTCATAATCACTCAGAAACAACAAACTAAATGTTAGTTTTTCCAAGTTTCTAACCATGTTTTAAATCGCGTAGCGTTAGTTTATAGCGTTTTTGTCTTATCATCGCGTAGCATAAATAGCGAAGCGCATAGCGTAAGCTTTTCGTGCACGTCAATGTTTAGATTTAAAGAAACAAAATATACTtatataagtaaaataaaaataacataacctaaaattaatcataataattCATTATATGTCAAAATATCCCATAACAACAATTTAAAAAGTCTTATAATTAAAACAACATAACCTAAAAATAATCAGTATCATCCAACTTTATATCACTATCATCATCAATAGTGTCTCTGGTTGGAAAATTTCCACTATCAAAAGTTGTTAGAATTACTCCATAATTTTCAGCATCAAGACGATTATCTTCCACATCAACAAGACTCAACCTTGCTTGTTTGTCTTTGCTTCCACCTATTATATAAGAGATACGACATTTAAGAATCAATTATAGGTGAAgtagatataaataaataatttgcaTATGCTTAGTGCTTAGTGCTTACTTAAATTTTCAACAActcttttttttgaatttgtaggAGGAACTTCTACTATATCCTCAACATCTTCGACTCGTTTATCTGAGTCGAAAAGACTTTCAAAGGTAGCCGACGACACACTCATAATAGGATCACTTTCAAATAATTCATCATCTTCAAGTCATTTAGTAGTTACGAGAAGACTGGACCTTCTTTCTCAGTTATCCATTCATCATCCGAATTAATTTCATCAACTACAATGGGAACAATCTTGTCTCTCCTCCTAATGCTTCTCTTCCTAAGCTTGAAGTTATATTTCACAAACACCAACGCATTCAACTTTGCATGTTTaagcctattttttttttttttgtatgaatctaatattacaaagaagaaaacatatataaaaaattaaacaataatatgtaaattataaaataattaaaattcaagtAGAGTTAGAAAACTTAGAATACTCACCAATCCAAAAgtgctccaatttctttcacatccTAAAGCACTACAAGTGAGACCAAGCACTAGAATTTGCAAATGTAGTAAGCTCGGGTGTCTTACTTCCAAAACGTTCCCACCACGAGACTAATAagtaataacataaaaaaaaattacaagaatgtatataattttaaaatacgaATGCTAGTATAATTTTACAAGAACGGTTACACGAAGAAAATTTTACCCGGAGTTCACAGCATTCTTGTTCGTTTTTCTATTGAAGTTCCAAATTCTCCTTCAACTTTGTTATACAAGTCCAATTGGATGTCGCATTAAGACGATCATCAGAAGACGACATCCTATCCATGCAAGTATACAATACATCTCTAACTTCATAACAATCAGAAAATCTTTCTTCATAATGTAATTGCGGGTTCAAATAGTACCCGGCCGCGTGTAGAGGATGATGAAGTTGTGGAGTccatcatgaatcaattttttttttttctaaatgggtttatatTTTCTGTCAACTCCCTcacaattaaattttattgtcTTTTTTGCCTTATCCATAAGTTCATAAATATATCTCATGGCCGATCTCTCCTTCGAATCAACTTCCCTTAACACACTTACAAAAGGAACAACACTCTTAACACAAAATGCAACATGTGGCCAAAAGTTAGGATCATTAACAATAATTCTCTTCACGACCTTCCCTTGAGTTGTTTGAGATAGTGGTGAACTAACTCAATCTTCGGAAGCAAACATTTGTTCAAGTGGTCTTTTAACCTTATACATACTCTGGAGAGTGAGAAATGAAGTAGAAAAGCGAGTAACAACGGGACGGAGAATTTCTTTACTGTTTGTGTACTTTCTCATAAAAAAAAGTATAGTCTCATGACCATAAAGGAACTTCACAACCATCTTAGCATGCTCAATTGTGTCAGAAAAAATCTTTAACTTTGCAATATCCTCTAACATTAGATCAATGCAATGTGCCTCACAAGGAGTCCACCAAATTCTATGTCTAGTCTCCATAATTTTTTTCCCCACCTTAATGCAATTCGAAGCATTATCCATGACAATTTGAATCACATTTTCCTCTCCCACCTCATCAACAACATCATCAagatatttaaaaatcaattcccCATTTTTAATAGAAGTTGATGCATCAAtagatttcaaaaagaaagtgcCGACGGGACTATTTACCaaaaaattgatcaaacttctattctttCCATCCGTCCAACCATCGAACATAATAGTACATCCATATTTTTTCCATGCCTTTTTATGCTCCTCGTATATTAGGTTGATGCCATCAACCTCAACTTTAAGAATCCAAGTTCTTAACTCATGCATTGAAGGAGGCTTGAACCATCTTCCATATTCCGCAATACCCTGAATCATAGGCAACCAATAAGGATCATTCACAACATTAAACGGAAGTGCGACAGAGTAAATAAAACGACCAACTCTACGCTTCACATCAATCAGCAAATCTTTTTTGTATGCCGAATTTAGGGTTGTTTGTCTAGGTTTGGAACTAACAAACCCATGAAGAGTACCTTTACCTTTTGATTCATCACTACCAGAACATCCAATTGAATTTCCACCTACACTTCCAACTTTTGATGATTGCGTACTCAATACTCTGGGACCTTACCAATCTCTCATAACAATTTGGCTTGTTTGCTTTTAGATGCTCTAATTTTGTCAAGTGATTCTCTAATTTCTTTCTTAATATCATTCGGAACACTAACACAAGGTGCAACccctttatgagtttgagctaaaTGTTCCTTCAAGCGAGTAATCCCTCCATTCGATATATGATGACAAAATTTGCACCGAACAGATTTTTCCCCCTTATTTTGATAACAATACTTCCAACCAATatctttttttatctttttttgacAAATTTGTAGACATTGCAAATTCTAACTAGACAATCAATAtcctagaaaaataaaagaaaaaaatcagaacaaataattaattaattaattagaaacaaATCAGTAAAAAAAATGAGAATCAATCCAGGGGCATCTGGATCGATTGATCCAGGGtctagatcgatccagatgcCCGACTTATGGAAATCGCGAAATCGCTTTTGCTCATTCGAGAaacaagtgttggaaccccaaggtgttttgatgtgatcaaacaagctaagttaggtcctgcgtttgtttaacccttgtgtctaagtgtgcaggagcttaggaacacaagaagtcgagcggaagacgcggctagcgagaaggacggcacgggagagagccgacgggctcggtacgtctgagggacgaggtgtccgcggaagagtacaccggtggacgagaagaacgtgcgcggcgctcgagggacgagaaaccgggaaggaaggctgctcgaggagaaggccggaacatgggttcgggtgagccctattccggaaggccgagatcacccaagctagcggagccggagcgaacagacccggaccgagactgggacttaacggagaagtcatcccggacaaaaagtcaaccgcagttgactttttgctccggggcgcccggaaccattccgggcgcccggagcatgattttgaccagaaTCGCGATTTTCGtaatctgaccgttgggggataaagtttatccccccggggg contains:
- the LOC121998559 gene encoding uncharacterized protein LOC121998559, which codes for MDKRRCYSAERLLASPAEFGDGGGGADLPDLSEDDVWPAFSDDHSSAEIDDDYHRWPRTDRGGDGRWADRHVGGLSLAFEEAYRGTAAPPRREKRIPAAASAPVDVPAWPRHLRAGSGGPPPDPEVEEDSSETEWLPPHEYLAREHGRSAATSSVLEGAGRTLKGRDMSRVRDAVWSQTGFFG